The Zingiber officinale cultivar Zhangliang chromosome 9A, Zo_v1.1, whole genome shotgun sequence genome window below encodes:
- the LOC122021005 gene encoding ABC transporter G family member 22-like, which yields MEAKVLMPPKIQQTFQSMDEVYDLISRSRPVQDYNDGIRKARSADSIMGKLPNDGHFPWFSSRMNGSFVRKVSSERSDLTADGGNTAENLLATVAAIDNGTRSTGKSEHVVNYRTILSSPEKQENATHGFMDGNKDKESALWMKIKKEPSFPIYLKFSDVGYKVRRVNERPSPVSNSMEYVLQGVTGSVEPGEILALMGPSGGGKTTLLNILSGRIKIKSDSGSITYNDQPYSKALKQRIGFVLQDDVVFTSLTVRETLTYAALLRLPKTLTKQQKEERVMNVIFDLGLERCQDMIVGGASARGISGGERKRVCIGSEILLDPSLLFLDEPTSGLDSTTAIRIIQMLLNIAHAGKSVVITIHQPSSKIFNMFDKLILLGKGSSLYFGKASEAMIYFSSIGCRPLIPMNPAEFLIDLANGNINDKSIPMELELKSLNGSQQIKCHEDSPSPIDIHEYLLGVYETRVADVEKQKLLAPAAFDRRWIVQGGTSSNDLRVNWLEQCHILFCRGLKERRREYLNCIQVTQVITTATIIGSLWWDSDASSPKKLQDQVGLLFFMSVFWGHFPVFAAIFTFPKERAMLSKERSVDMYKLSAYFIARTMSDLPLDLILPTVFLLIVYFMAGLRSDFVAFLNSMLTIFLTIVAAQGLGLAVGASMMDVKKATTLASVIIITFILAGGYFIEKTPFFMEWIRYLSLNYHAYRLLLKAQYRCTNKSHNSYVPCESPYIKGFRLDNGGMEVGALIAMAFGYRILAYLFLKKTIVQSS from the exons ATGGAGGCTAAAGTGCTTATGCCACCAAAAATTCAACAAACCTTCCAAAGTATGGATGAAGTATATGATCTGATTTCGAGATCAAGGCCAGTGCAGGACTACAATGACGGCATACGAAAAGCAAGGAGTGCTGATTCAATCATGGGTAAATTGCCAAATGATGGGCATTTTCCCTGGTTCAGCTCAAGGATGAACGGAAGCTTCGTTAGGAAGGTGAGTTCAGAGAGATCAGATTTGACTGCTGATGGTGGAAATACTGCAGAAAACTTGTTAGCCACTGTTGCAGCGATCGATAACGGCACAAGAAGCACAGGAAAAAGCGAGCATGTGGTTAACTATAGAACTATCTTGTCATCACCTGAAAAACAAGAGAATGCAACACATG GGTTCATGGATGGCAACAAAGACAAAGAATCAGCATTGTGGATGAAAATCAAGAAAGAGCCTAGCTTCCCTATATATCTCAAG TTTTCAGATGTGGGATACAAGGTCAGAAGAGTAAATGAAAGGCCTAGTCCAGTTTCAAATTCGATGGAGTATGTTCTTCAAGGAGTTACAGGGTCAGTGGAACCTGGTGAGATTTTAGCTCTTATGGGGCCATCAGGAGGTGGTAAAACAACTCTGCTTAATATCCTGAGTGGAAGAATAAAAATTAAGAGTGACAGCGGAAGCATAACTTATAACGATCAACCATACAGTAAAGCACTCAAGCAAAG GATAGGATTCGTGCTGCAAGATGATGTAGTCTTTACCAGCCTAACAGTGAGAGAGACCTTGACTTATGCTGCTCTTCTTAGACTTCCCAAAACATTAACTAAACAGCAGAAGGAAGAAAGGGTCATGAATGTCATCTTTGATCTAGGACTTGAAAG GTGCCAAGATATGATAGTAGGTGGAGCTAGTGCAAGAGGAATTTCAGGTGGCGAAAGGAAGAGAGTTTGTATCGGGAGTGAAATCCTGCTTGATCCATCACTTCTTTTTTTAGATGAACCAACATCTGGTCTTGATTCAACTACAGCAATTAGGATAATTCAGATGCTGCTCAACATTGCCCAT GCAGGAAAATCTGTGGTTATTACTATACACCAGCCTTCCAGTAAAATATTCAATATGTTTGATAAGTTAATTCTCTTGGGCAAAGGCAGTTCCTTGTATTTTGGAAAAGCATCAGAAGCAATGATATATTTCTCCTCAATTGGTTGTCGCCCTCTCATACCAATGAACCCAGCCGAGTTTCTCATAGATCTAGCCAATGGGAACATCAATGACAAATCAATACCTATGGAACTGGAACTTAAGTCCTTAAATGGGAGTCAACAAATCAAATGCCATGAAGACAGCCCTTCTCCAATAGACATTCATGAA TATCTTCTGGGAGTATATGAAACCAGAGTTGCGGATGTAGAAAAGCAGAAGCTTCTTGCACCAGCTGCATTTGACAGGAGGTGGATAGTGCAAGGAGGAACCAGCTCAAATGACTTAAGGGTTAATTGGTTGGAGCAGTGCCACATTCTTTTCTGCAGGGGTCTAAAAGAAAGGCGCCGTGAATACTTGAACTGCATCCAGGTCACTCAAGTCATAACAACCGCAACAATTATTGGGTCACTGTGGTGGGATTCTGATGCTTCTTCACCAAAAAAACTACAAGATCAG GTAGGATTGCTGTTCTTCATGTCTGTATTTTGGGGTCACTTCCCAGTTTTTGCTGCTATTTTCACATTTCCTAAAGAACGAGCTATGCTATCTAAAGAGAGATCAGTGGACATGTACAAACTCAGTGCATACTTCATTGCTAGAACCATGAGTGATCTACCTTTGGATCTCATCCTACCAACAGTCTTCTTGCTCATTGTCTATTTCATGGCAGGATTGAGATCCGACTTTGTGGCATTTCTAAATAGTATGCTAACGATATTTTTGACCATTGTGGCTGCCCAG GGTTTGGGACTGGCCGTAGGTGCATCTATGATGGACGTCAAGAAAGCTACGACATTAGCTTCTGTCATCATTATTACTTTCATATTAGCTGGAGGTTACTTCATAGAG AAGACCCCATTCTTCATGGAATGGATCCGCTATTTGTCTCTCAACTACCATGCCTATCGTTTGCTCCTTAAGGCACAGTATCGATGCACAAACAAGAGCCACAACAGCTATGTTCCTTGTGAGTCACCTTACATAAAAGGATTCAGACTTGACAATGGAGGGATGGAAGTGGGAGCTTTGATAGCTATGGCATTTGGGTACAGAATATTAGCTTATCTTTTCCTAAAGAAGACAATAGTCCAAAGTTCCTAA